In one Nicotiana tomentosiformis chromosome 6, ASM39032v3, whole genome shotgun sequence genomic region, the following are encoded:
- the LOC104092981 gene encoding transcription factor bHLH62-like isoform X1, with protein sequence MDKDYFSNGGIPPLLQFEPRIPLNSISGQSSDCFLNTHLDNKSIDQYTNFDSALSSMVSSPVASNSVNSNDNFALRELIGKLGTICSSPPPQFTDYAVNYDHINNINNSDSTMTSCYSTPLNSPPKLRNNIPNFDISVPVNPPQFPTVSPNPEFSHRTAKFSCFGSSSFNGRTSQFGLNNTELSHRSRNEPMGSGKLSRISSSPSLVLQNKNSGQTQVEMMCENLDLGKFSGPNNANSNEECSVSEQIPSGEIGSKTPKELNSRKRKAVSKGKGKKYNEAEAEDGTKEKRSKSTEGNGKKNGTVKMEETNGSEGDEAEKEAKEEQKPAKDWIHVRARRGQATDSHSLAERVRREKISQRMKFLQDLVPGCNKVTGKALMLDEIINYVQSLQRQVEFLSMKLASVNPRMDFHIDNFISKDICQSNGSLQQHMFPLDRSCENLNQLHTICEDELQTIVQMGFSQNSYQDLTLQSQAFPVPNSTSNMKLDM encoded by the exons ATGGATAAAGACTACTTCTCTAATGGTGGAATTCCACCGCTCCTCCAATTTGAACCCAGAATTCCATTAAATTCCATTTCAGGGCAATCTTCAGACTGTTTTCTAAACACCCATTTGGACAATAAATCTATAGATCAATACACCAATTTCGATTCAGCTTTGAGTTCCATGGTCTCATCTCCTGTTGCCTCCAATTCTGTAAATTCCAACGATAATTTCGCACTCCGCGAATTAATTGGAAAATTAGGCACAATTTGTAGCTCTCCTCCACCTCAATTCACTGATTATGCTGTGAATTAtgatcatattaataatattaataacaGTGATTCCACTATGACTTCATGTTATAGTACACCTTTAAACTCTCCTCCAAAATTACGAAATAATATACCAAATTTTGATATTTCAGTTCCAGTAAATCCTCCTCAATTTCCTACAGTGTCACCTAATCCAGAGTTTTCACATAGAACTGCTAAATTTTCTTGTTTTGGTAGCAGTAGTTTTAATGGCAGAACGAGTCAATTTGGGCTAAACAATACAGAATTGAGTCATAGATCTAGGAATGAGCCTATGGGAAGTGGAAAATTATCTAGAATATCGAGTAGCCCTTCTCTTGTACTACAGAACAAAAATTCAGGCCAAACCCAGGTGGAAATGATGTGTGAAAATTTGGATTTGGGCAAATTTTCAGGTCCTAATAATGCCAATTCCAATGAAGAATGTTCTGTTTCTGAACAAATCCCAAGTGGTGAAATTGGGTCAAAAACACCAAAGGAATTGAATTCTAGGAAAAGAAAAGCAGTttcaaaaggaaaaggaaagaagTATAATGAGGCTGAAGCTGAAGATGGTACAAAGGAAAAGAGATCTAAATCAACAGAAGGTAATGGGAAGAAAAATGGAACAGTTAAAATGGAGGAAACAAATGGTAGTGAAGGTGATGAAGCTGAGAAAGAAGCAAAGGAAGAGCAAAAGCCAGCAAAGGATTGGATTCATGTTAGAGCAAGAAGAGGTCAAGCCACTGATAGTCATAGTCTAGCTGAAAGA GTCCGTCGAGAGAAGATCAGTCAAAGAATGAAGTTTTTGCAAGATCTTGTACCAGGCTGTAATAAG GTGACTGGAAAAGCACTAATGCTTGATGAAATTATAAATTATGTACAGTCTCTCCAACGCCAAGTTGAG TTCCTATCCATGAAGTTGGCTTCAGTGAACCCAAGAATGGATTTTCACATAGATAATTTCATCTCAAAAGAT ATATGCCAATCAAATGGCTCTTTACAACAACATATGTTCCCATTAGATAGATCTTGTGAAAATCTTAATCAG CTTCACACAATCTGTGAGGATGAACTGCAAACAATTGTTCAGATGGGATTTAGCCAAAATTCTTACCAGGACCTAACATTGCAGTCACAAGCTTTTCCTG TGCCTAATTCGACGTCTAACATGAAACTTGATATGTAA
- the LOC104092981 gene encoding transcription factor bHLH78-like isoform X2 encodes MDKDYFSNGGIPPLLQFEPRIPLNSISGQSSDCFLNTHLDNKSIDQYTNFDSALSSMVSSPVASNSVNSNDNFALRELIGKLGTICSSPPPQFTDYAVNYDHINNINNSDSTMTSCYSTPLNSPPKLRNNIPNFDISVPVNPPQFPTVSPNPEFSHRTAKFSCFGSSSFNGRTSQFGLNNTELSHRSRNEPMGSGKLSRISSSPSLVLQNKNSGQTQVEMMCENLDLGKFSGPNNANSNEECSVSEQIPSGEIGSKTPKELNSRKRKAVSKGKGKKYNEAEAEDGTKEKRSKSTEGNGKKNGTVKMEETNGSEGDEAEKEAKEEQKPAKDWIHVRARRGQATDSHSLAERVRREKISQRMKFLQDLVPGCNKVTGKALMLDEIINYVQSLQRQVEICQSNGSLQQHMFPLDRSCENLNQLHTICEDELQTIVQMGFSQNSYQDLTLQSQAFPVPNSTSNMKLDM; translated from the exons ATGGATAAAGACTACTTCTCTAATGGTGGAATTCCACCGCTCCTCCAATTTGAACCCAGAATTCCATTAAATTCCATTTCAGGGCAATCTTCAGACTGTTTTCTAAACACCCATTTGGACAATAAATCTATAGATCAATACACCAATTTCGATTCAGCTTTGAGTTCCATGGTCTCATCTCCTGTTGCCTCCAATTCTGTAAATTCCAACGATAATTTCGCACTCCGCGAATTAATTGGAAAATTAGGCACAATTTGTAGCTCTCCTCCACCTCAATTCACTGATTATGCTGTGAATTAtgatcatattaataatattaataacaGTGATTCCACTATGACTTCATGTTATAGTACACCTTTAAACTCTCCTCCAAAATTACGAAATAATATACCAAATTTTGATATTTCAGTTCCAGTAAATCCTCCTCAATTTCCTACAGTGTCACCTAATCCAGAGTTTTCACATAGAACTGCTAAATTTTCTTGTTTTGGTAGCAGTAGTTTTAATGGCAGAACGAGTCAATTTGGGCTAAACAATACAGAATTGAGTCATAGATCTAGGAATGAGCCTATGGGAAGTGGAAAATTATCTAGAATATCGAGTAGCCCTTCTCTTGTACTACAGAACAAAAATTCAGGCCAAACCCAGGTGGAAATGATGTGTGAAAATTTGGATTTGGGCAAATTTTCAGGTCCTAATAATGCCAATTCCAATGAAGAATGTTCTGTTTCTGAACAAATCCCAAGTGGTGAAATTGGGTCAAAAACACCAAAGGAATTGAATTCTAGGAAAAGAAAAGCAGTttcaaaaggaaaaggaaagaagTATAATGAGGCTGAAGCTGAAGATGGTACAAAGGAAAAGAGATCTAAATCAACAGAAGGTAATGGGAAGAAAAATGGAACAGTTAAAATGGAGGAAACAAATGGTAGTGAAGGTGATGAAGCTGAGAAAGAAGCAAAGGAAGAGCAAAAGCCAGCAAAGGATTGGATTCATGTTAGAGCAAGAAGAGGTCAAGCCACTGATAGTCATAGTCTAGCTGAAAGA GTCCGTCGAGAGAAGATCAGTCAAAGAATGAAGTTTTTGCAAGATCTTGTACCAGGCTGTAATAAG GTGACTGGAAAAGCACTAATGCTTGATGAAATTATAAATTATGTACAGTCTCTCCAACGCCAAGTTGAG ATATGCCAATCAAATGGCTCTTTACAACAACATATGTTCCCATTAGATAGATCTTGTGAAAATCTTAATCAG CTTCACACAATCTGTGAGGATGAACTGCAAACAATTGTTCAGATGGGATTTAGCCAAAATTCTTACCAGGACCTAACATTGCAGTCACAAGCTTTTCCTG TGCCTAATTCGACGTCTAACATGAAACTTGATATGTAA
- the LOC104097662 gene encoding small ribosomal subunit protein eS8-like — protein MGISRDSMHKRRATGGKKKAWRKKRKYELGRQPANTKISGNKTVRRIRVRGGNVKWRALRLDTGNYSWGSEATTRKTRILDVVYNASNNELVRTQTLVKSAIVQVDAAPFKQWYLQHYGVDIGRKKKGAAKKETAEEGEGAAAAAEETKKSNHVARKLEKRQKDRKLDAHLEEQFGAGRLLACISSRPGQCGRADGYILEGKELEFYIKKLQKKKGKTGAGGAA, from the exons ATGG GTATATCACGAGATTCTATGCACAAAAGACGTGCCACTGGTGGCAAGAAGAAAGCTTGGAGGAAGAAGCGAAA GTACGAGCTTGGCCGTCAACCTGCTAATACTAAGATCTCAGGTAACAAGACAGTTAGACGAATTCGTGTTCGTGGTGGCAATGTGAAATGGAGGGCACTGAGATTGGATACAGGAAACTATTCATGGGGTAGTGAGGCAACCACCCGTAAGACTCGTATCCTTGATGTGGTCTACAATGCCTCGAACAATGAACTTGTTCGCACGCAGACTCTAGTCAAGAGTGCAATCGTTCAGGTTGATGCAGCACCTTTTAAACAGTGGTACCTCCAGCACTACGGTGTTGACATTGGTAGGAAGAAGAAGGGGGCTGCTAAGAAAGAAACTGCCGAG GAGGGAGAGGGTGCTGCTGCTGCTGCAGAGGAAACTAAGAAGAGCAACCATGTAGCCCGGAAACTTGAGAAGCGCCAGAAGGATCGCAAACTTGACGCTCACCTTGAAGAACAATTTGGTGCTGGTAGACTCTTGGCTTGCATCTCATCTCGGCCCGGTCAGTGTGGCAGAGCTGATGG GTATATCTTGGAAGGCAAAGAACTTGAGTTCTATATTAAGAAATTACAGAAGAAGAAGGGCAAGACTGGAGCTGGTGGAGCTGCTTAA